A single window of Sporosarcina sp. Marseille-Q4943 DNA harbors:
- a CDS encoding gamma-glutamyltransferase family protein: MDYLYNPYPITRHTVFARKGMVATSQPLASQAGIEVMRKGGNAVDAAIATAAALTVVEPTTNGIGGDAFAIVWMKDKLYGLNASGPAPEALTLEAMKEAGHEKIPTFGYEPITVPGVPAAWAALAKRFGNLPLIESLGPAIRYAEEGYPLTPILGKYWKIAYNKYKSLDSAQFEEWFKVFAPNGRAPEIGEMWKSPDHAKTLREIGETNAESFYKGELADAIDAHVAENNGYLRKSDLENYQAEWVDPISTNYRGYDVWEIPPNGQGVVTLMALNIFSEMNPAVLNDVKSLHEQIEAMKLAFIDGKAFITEEKDMPIEVEHLLSKEYAKKRAAEITEHASIPEPYELPRSGTIYLATADEEGNMVSFIQSNYMGFGSGVVVPGTGITLQNRGMDFSLDPTHPNVLKPGKRSYNTIIPGFLTKDGQAVGPFGIMGGFMQPQGHFQVVVNTVDYHLNPQATLDAPRWQWIEGNKVHVEPNFPNHIAQALARLGHQIVPTLDSGSFGRGQIIWRDPETGVLSGGTESRTDGTIAVW; encoded by the coding sequence ATGGACTACTTATACAACCCATACCCAATAACCCGCCACACTGTATTCGCACGGAAAGGGATGGTGGCGACGTCGCAACCACTTGCGTCACAAGCCGGCATTGAAGTTATGCGGAAAGGCGGGAATGCGGTGGATGCCGCGATTGCGACGGCTGCTGCTCTCACTGTCGTCGAACCTACTACGAACGGCATTGGGGGCGATGCTTTTGCGATTGTGTGGATGAAAGACAAGCTATATGGCTTGAACGCGTCCGGACCTGCGCCGGAAGCTTTGACGCTTGAAGCGATGAAAGAAGCGGGACATGAGAAAATCCCGACATTCGGCTACGAGCCGATCACTGTTCCAGGTGTTCCTGCTGCATGGGCGGCGCTTGCGAAACGGTTCGGCAATCTGCCGTTGATTGAGTCGCTTGGGCCAGCTATCCGTTATGCGGAAGAAGGGTATCCGCTCACGCCAATATTGGGGAAGTATTGGAAAATCGCCTACAACAAGTATAAATCGCTTGATTCTGCTCAGTTTGAAGAATGGTTCAAAGTGTTCGCACCAAATGGCAGGGCTCCTGAAATCGGGGAAATGTGGAAGTCGCCGGACCACGCAAAGACATTGCGGGAAATCGGAGAAACGAATGCGGAGTCCTTCTACAAAGGGGAGCTTGCCGATGCGATTGACGCGCATGTCGCAGAGAACAATGGCTACCTCCGTAAATCCGACCTTGAAAACTATCAAGCTGAATGGGTCGACCCGATTTCGACAAATTATCGGGGCTATGACGTTTGGGAAATTCCGCCGAATGGTCAAGGCGTTGTGACGCTTATGGCGCTTAATATCTTCTCTGAAATGAACCCTGCGGTGCTGAACGATGTGAAATCGCTTCACGAACAGATCGAGGCGATGAAGCTTGCTTTCATTGACGGAAAAGCGTTCATTACCGAAGAGAAGGATATGCCGATTGAAGTGGAACATTTGCTATCGAAGGAATACGCGAAGAAACGGGCTGCGGAAATTACAGAGCACGCTTCAATCCCAGAGCCGTATGAATTGCCGAGAAGCGGGACTATCTATTTGGCGACCGCTGATGAAGAGGGGAATATGGTTTCCTTCATCCAGTCAAACTATATGGGCTTTGGCTCCGGAGTCGTCGTGCCGGGAACAGGCATTACACTTCAAAACCGGGGCATGGACTTTTCACTCGATCCGACGCACCCGAACGTATTGAAACCAGGCAAACGCTCCTATAACACGATCATCCCGGGCTTTCTGACGAAGGACGGACAAGCGGTCGGCCCGTTCGGCATCATGGGCGGGTTCATGCAGCCACAAGGCCATTTCCAAGTCGTTGTCAACACGGTCGACTACCATCTGAATCCACAAGCGACATTGGACGCACCGCGTTGGCAATGGATCGAAGGGAATAAAGTGCACGTCGAGCCAAACTTCCCGAACCATATCGCGCAGGCGCTCGCTCGACTCGGA
- a CDS encoding nucleoside hydrolase produces MKKVILDVDTGVDDALAILYGVNSKQLNILGITAVSGNVPLEQVNINTNRILKLAGVEDQIKVYKGADRPLLKEPYHEFRVHGNDGVGGALDHIDIDFPENDVFAPDFIIEQAKKHKGELTLIAVGPLTNVALAVRKEPRLAEWLKEVIVMGGLVQSSGRGNTIPTSEFNIYADAEAAKVVFHSGMNITLVSLDVTRQVLLTEEHIEELKGTKYYDFVKTSTVDYRQFSINLYGINGCAMHDPLSVGVALDPSIVQTEKYYVDVETKGELTYGQTICDFRNIYKKEPNVNICVGVDSERFLQTFLEYLKR; encoded by the coding sequence TTGAAAAAAGTCATTTTAGACGTTGATACGGGTGTGGATGACGCACTCGCAATTCTTTACGGAGTGAATAGTAAGCAACTAAATATTCTAGGAATTACGGCTGTTAGCGGAAATGTCCCGCTGGAGCAAGTGAACATCAATACAAACAGGATCTTGAAGCTAGCAGGAGTGGAAGATCAAATCAAAGTGTACAAAGGTGCAGACCGTCCACTTTTAAAAGAGCCTTACCACGAGTTCCGAGTACATGGCAATGACGGTGTCGGCGGAGCGCTTGACCATATTGACATCGATTTTCCTGAAAATGACGTCTTTGCTCCGGACTTCATCATCGAGCAAGCGAAAAAGCATAAAGGTGAACTCACTCTCATCGCGGTCGGCCCGCTTACAAACGTTGCGTTGGCAGTCCGTAAAGAACCAAGACTAGCTGAATGGCTGAAAGAAGTCATCGTGATGGGCGGCCTCGTCCAATCGTCAGGAAGAGGAAATACAATCCCGACATCCGAATTTAACATTTATGCGGATGCAGAAGCAGCAAAAGTTGTCTTCCATTCAGGAATGAACATTACGCTAGTAAGTTTGGACGTAACAAGACAAGTGCTGTTAACAGAAGAGCATATTGAGGAATTGAAAGGCACGAAGTATTACGATTTCGTCAAGACGAGCACCGTCGATTACAGACAATTTTCAATCAACCTCTACGGAATTAACGGCTGTGCAATGCACGACCCATTGTCAGTAGGTGTCGCTTTAGATCCCAGCATCGTTCAAACAGAGAAATATTACGTCGATGTAGAGACGAAAGGCGAATTAACATACGGCCAAACAATCTGCGACTTCCGAAACATCTATAAAAAAGAACCAAACGTCAACATCTGCGTCGGCGTAGACTCTGAAAGATTCCTACAAACATTCCTCGAGTATTTAAAGAGATAA
- the rbsK gene encoding ribokinase, whose protein sequence is MGQAPKITVVGSINMDLVTITDQLPKMGETILGQQFQMNPGGKGANQAVASARLGAAVQLIGCVGEDMFGKELLQHLKSEGVNVSHVEQVADQTGTASIIVSKKDNNIIVVPGANNHVTASFVEAKREVIAASDILILQLEIPLEGVQKAIEIAKENGVTVILNPAPIRELPADVLSKVDYLTPNEHEFKHLTIDDDRAELIGKVILTKGSEGVSYFLDGEELNIPAYSIDVVDTTGAGDSFNAGFAVALGKGLPVDAACRYGNAVAALSTTKLGAQTGMPTDVEVQAFINNVNA, encoded by the coding sequence ATGGGACAGGCCCCTAAAATAACAGTCGTAGGAAGCATTAATATGGATCTCGTTACGATTACGGACCAGCTGCCGAAAATGGGTGAAACGATTCTCGGTCAACAGTTTCAAATGAATCCGGGTGGAAAAGGTGCAAACCAAGCGGTCGCATCCGCAAGACTTGGCGCGGCAGTTCAACTGATCGGCTGTGTTGGAGAGGATATGTTCGGCAAGGAACTGCTCCAACACTTGAAAAGTGAAGGCGTTAACGTGAGCCATGTGGAACAAGTTGCGGATCAGACAGGAACCGCTTCCATCATCGTTTCTAAAAAAGATAATAATATTATCGTCGTTCCGGGTGCGAACAATCATGTGACGGCATCTTTCGTGGAGGCGAAGAGAGAGGTAATCGCGGCGAGCGATATTCTGATCCTTCAGCTTGAAATCCCGTTGGAAGGTGTGCAAAAAGCGATTGAAATCGCGAAGGAGAACGGAGTTACGGTCATCTTGAACCCAGCTCCTATCCGCGAACTTCCTGCTGATGTACTCTCGAAGGTTGATTATTTGACTCCGAACGAACATGAATTCAAGCATTTAACGATTGATGATGATCGTGCAGAGCTCATTGGGAAAGTGATCCTGACAAAAGGAAGCGAAGGTGTTTCCTATTTCCTAGATGGTGAGGAATTAAATATCCCGGCTTATTCAATTGACGTAGTCGATACTACAGGTGCCGGCGATTCATTCAACGCTGGATTTGCGGTTGCATTAGGCAAAGGGTTGCCTGTAGACGCTGCATGCCGATATGGCAATGCAGTAGCGGCCCTTTCGACGACAAAGCTTGGCGCACAAACGGGAATGCCAACTGATGTAGAAGTTCAGGCATTCATTAACAACGTAAACGCATAA